One Setaria viridis chromosome 5, Setaria_viridis_v4.0, whole genome shotgun sequence genomic region harbors:
- the LOC117858996 gene encoding uncharacterized protein isoform X2: MICGARPFSSVRFPPRRIILLPACHPPPPLPLLVSFSCVTIRHCHSLRRAASRHRRHSLHREPPSPAPAVTPYVASTCRQPRGSGTSGHVRASKFLAKPRPSSSAAAAASGYGTPNPPHIGSSLERTRKPNKDILEHDRKRQVELRLLVLRDALEEQEYTEAQIEDSVGEARKAAENKAAAEEGSQTLRATKPRHRRRTSFRL; encoded by the exons ATGATCTGCGGCGCGCGGCCTTTCTCCTCCGTCCGTTTCCCTCCGCGCAGAATAATCCTTCTCCCTGCatgccatccgccgccgccacttcccCTCCTTGTGTCCTTCTCCTGCGTCACCATCCGCCACTGCCACTCCCTGCGtcgcgccgccagccgccaccgccgtcacTCCCTCCATCGCGAACCGCCGTCGCCAGCCCCCGCCGTCACTCCCTACGTCGCCAGCACCTGTCGCCAACCGCGGGGGTCTGGCACGAGCGGGCACGTCCGGGCGAGCAAGTTCCTTGCCAAGCCCCGGccctcttcctccgccgccgccgcggctagCGGCTACGGGACCCCCAACCCTCCGCACATCGGCTCCAGCCTCGAGAGGACGCGGAAGCCCAACAAGGACATCCTGGAGCACGACCGGAAGCGGCAGGTGGAGCTGCGGCTGCTCGTGTTGAGGGACGCGCTCGAGGAGCAGGAGTACACGGAGGCCCAGATCGAGGATAGCGTCGGGGAGGCGCGCAAGGCCGCCGAGaacaaggcggcggcggaggaag GTTCACAGACACTCAGAGCCACCAAGCCGCGGCACAGAAGGAGAACCAGCTTCAGACTATGA
- the LOC117858996 gene encoding pre-mRNA-splicing factor CWC21 isoform X1, with translation MICGARPFSSVRFPPRRIILLPACHPPPPLPLLVSFSCVTIRHCHSLRRAASRHRRHSLHREPPSPAPAVTPYVASTCRQPRGSGTSGHVRASKFLAKPRPSSSAAAAASGYGTPNPPHIGSSLERTRKPNKDILEHDRKRQVELRLLVLRDALEEQEYTEAQIEDSVGEARKAAENKAAAEEGGPRSQGKGFTDTQSHQAAAQKENQLQTMRGALGLDAEDAQKKGAL, from the exons ATGATCTGCGGCGCGCGGCCTTTCTCCTCCGTCCGTTTCCCTCCGCGCAGAATAATCCTTCTCCCTGCatgccatccgccgccgccacttcccCTCCTTGTGTCCTTCTCCTGCGTCACCATCCGCCACTGCCACTCCCTGCGtcgcgccgccagccgccaccgccgtcacTCCCTCCATCGCGAACCGCCGTCGCCAGCCCCCGCCGTCACTCCCTACGTCGCCAGCACCTGTCGCCAACCGCGGGGGTCTGGCACGAGCGGGCACGTCCGGGCGAGCAAGTTCCTTGCCAAGCCCCGGccctcttcctccgccgccgccgcggctagCGGCTACGGGACCCCCAACCCTCCGCACATCGGCTCCAGCCTCGAGAGGACGCGGAAGCCCAACAAGGACATCCTGGAGCACGACCGGAAGCGGCAGGTGGAGCTGCGGCTGCTCGTGTTGAGGGACGCGCTCGAGGAGCAGGAGTACACGGAGGCCCAGATCGAGGATAGCGTCGGGGAGGCGCGCAAGGCCGCCGAGaacaaggcggcggcggaggaaggtggGCCTCGCTCCCAGGGCAAAGG GTTCACAGACACTCAGAGCCACCAAGCCGCGGCACAGAAGGAGAACCAGCTTCAGACTATGAGGGGTGCTCTTGGGCTAGATGCAGAGGATGCACAGAAGAAAGGAGCGCTGTAG